The following proteins come from a genomic window of Streptomyces sp. NBC_01716:
- a CDS encoding DUF4191 domain-containing protein, with protein sequence MARKENADTAAETGRLKQIALTYKMTRRVDKKVGLVLAGVGIVTFGVLLAIGFLVGHPIYLGILGFILAFLAMAIVFGRRAERAAFGQMEGQPGAAAAVLENVGRGWSTTPAVAMNRSQDVIHRAVGKAGIVLVAEGNPNRLKSLLAAEKKKMARIVVDVPVHDIIVGDGEGQVPLKKVRTTMLKLPRVLSGPQVTAANDRLRAMGDLMSNMPLPKGPMPKGMRMPRGGKMR encoded by the coding sequence ATGGCGAGGAAGGAAAACGCAGACACTGCGGCGGAAACTGGGCGACTGAAGCAGATCGCCCTCACCTACAAGATGACCCGACGGGTCGACAAGAAGGTCGGTCTCGTCCTCGCGGGCGTGGGCATCGTGACCTTCGGCGTCCTCCTCGCGATCGGCTTTCTGGTCGGTCACCCCATTTATCTCGGCATTCTGGGCTTCATTCTGGCCTTCCTCGCGATGGCGATCGTCTTCGGACGCCGCGCCGAGCGTGCTGCCTTCGGGCAGATGGAGGGCCAGCCGGGAGCGGCGGCGGCCGTGCTGGAGAACGTGGGTCGTGGCTGGTCCACCACCCCCGCGGTCGCGATGAACCGCAGCCAGGACGTGATCCACCGCGCGGTCGGCAAGGCCGGCATCGTCCTGGTGGCCGAGGGCAACCCGAACCGGCTGAAGAGCCTGCTGGCGGCCGAGAAGAAGAAGATGGCGCGCATCGTCGTCGATGTGCCGGTGCACGACATCATCGTGGGTGACGGCGAGGGCCAGGTACCGCTCAAGAAGGTCCGTACGACGATGCTCAAGCTGCCCCGGGTGCTCTCCGGCCCCCAGGTGACGGCGGCCAACGACCGGCTGCGGGCGATGGGTGACCTGATGAGCAACATGCCGCTGCCTAAGGGCCCGATGCCGAAGGGCATGCGGATGCCGCGCGGCGGAAAGATGCGCTGA
- a CDS encoding AAA family ATPase, with translation MVTNPQPIRIGVMGTHSTGKTTLLKRIEMELRAHGIPVARTGRLGKRAALAGLPKMQHHTATSTEWIITQGIADEIAATAHPAPEPIQVLLADRAPFDALAYFHAAQQWRHETPDPLEQERLRLLASTQTPKYHLLLATVLDPAQPVENKHDYDAHYRALVDHHTHTLLAEDKIPHQRITSDPNSQAHAIELALQLCLNQATP, from the coding sequence GTGGTGACCAACCCTCAGCCCATCCGCATCGGCGTCATGGGCACCCACTCCACCGGCAAGACCACACTCCTCAAGCGCATCGAGATGGAACTACGCGCCCATGGAATCCCCGTTGCCCGCACCGGCCGGCTCGGAAAACGAGCCGCACTCGCCGGCCTCCCGAAGATGCAGCACCACACCGCCACCTCCACCGAATGGATCATCACCCAAGGCATCGCCGACGAAATCGCCGCAACCGCCCACCCCGCCCCCGAACCAATCCAAGTCCTCCTCGCCGACCGCGCACCCTTCGACGCCCTCGCCTACTTCCACGCCGCCCAGCAATGGCGACACGAAACCCCCGACCCCCTGGAGCAAGAACGACTACGCCTCCTCGCCTCCACCCAGACCCCGAAATACCACCTGCTCCTTGCCACAGTCCTCGACCCGGCACAACCGGTCGAGAACAAGCACGACTACGACGCCCACTACCGCGCGCTGGTCGACCACCACACGCACACGCTCCTCGCCGAAGACAAGATCCCGCACCAGCGCATCACCAGCGACCCCAACAGCCAGGCACACGCCATCGAACTGGCACTCCAACTCTGCCTCAACCAGGCCACGCCATAA
- a CDS encoding nucleoside-diphosphate kinase encodes MPGKPSWSGGVVDGVDWDRWTVILCKPDCAETGLTDRVLERIAACGVAVLGRLDLTARAWQAHVHYWDLLVDADWFTDRDIPTALDALYADKPVTVALAHGDAGIHGRVRDLLGHFDPTQAAKGTIRGDLGRDSLEEALVGGRLVNNLVHTSDDPDAARRDFGTWYGARRRRLLTPPPQHPPHQRAAAEHPLRHTPDWRSA; translated from the coding sequence ATGCCCGGTAAGCCGTCCTGGAGCGGCGGTGTGGTCGACGGCGTCGACTGGGACCGGTGGACGGTGATCCTCTGCAAGCCGGACTGCGCCGAGACCGGCCTCACCGACCGGGTCCTTGAGCGGATCGCCGCCTGCGGTGTCGCCGTCCTCGGCCGGCTCGACCTTACGGCGAGGGCGTGGCAGGCCCACGTGCACTACTGGGACCTGCTGGTGGACGCCGACTGGTTCACCGACCGGGACATTCCCACCGCGCTCGATGCCCTGTACGCCGACAAGCCGGTGACCGTCGCCCTCGCCCACGGTGATGCCGGTATCCACGGCAGAGTGCGGGACCTGCTCGGTCACTTCGACCCCACGCAGGCCGCCAAGGGCACCATCCGCGGGGACCTCGGCCGCGACAGCCTGGAAGAGGCGCTCGTCGGCGGCCGGCTGGTGAACAACCTCGTGCACACCTCGGACGACCCCGACGCCGCGCGCCGGGACTTCGGCACCTGGTACGGCGCCCGCCGCCGCAGGCTGCTCACCCCACCCCCGCAACACCCACCGCACCAACGTGCGGCAGCCGAGCACCCGCTCCGGCACACCCCCGACTGGAGATCCGCATGA
- a CDS encoding RDD family protein yields MDNRQAIGSWLSGPRATAEEMGTDFGYRGERLGLPKEGPGSAAPAGRRFGALFLDWALCMLIAYGLFAQNAQSASNYALGVLLVLNILTVGTVGCTPGKRLFGLRVISENRERLGFGWAVVRSALLCLALPALIWDRDGRGLHDRLGRAVQVRI; encoded by the coding sequence GTGGACAACAGGCAAGCAATCGGATCGTGGCTCTCCGGACCCCGCGCGACGGCCGAGGAGATGGGCACGGACTTCGGGTACCGGGGCGAGCGCCTCGGACTGCCGAAGGAAGGCCCCGGTTCCGCCGCCCCCGCCGGGCGGCGTTTCGGCGCGCTCTTCCTCGACTGGGCGCTGTGCATGCTGATCGCGTACGGGCTCTTCGCCCAGAACGCCCAGTCCGCCTCCAACTACGCCCTCGGCGTTCTCCTCGTACTGAACATCCTCACCGTCGGCACCGTCGGCTGCACCCCCGGCAAGCGCCTCTTCGGGCTGCGGGTCATCTCCGAGAACCGCGAGCGGCTCGGCTTCGGGTGGGCCGTGGTCCGCAGCGCGCTGCTCTGCCTCGCCCTGCCCGCCCTCATCTGGGACCGCGACGGGCGCGGGCTGCACGACCGGCTCGGGCGCGCCGTCCAGGTCAGGATCTAG
- the lipB gene encoding lipoyl(octanoyl) transferase LipB, translating to MSELRFVRLGFGDDAVEYLEAWEKQREVHAARYADEIPDTCLLLEHPPVYTAGRRTEDSERPLDGTPVVDVDRGGKITWHGPGQLVGYPILKLPRPVDVVAHVRRLEEALIRTAADFGVATTRVEGRSGVWVLGDPVEERPALGGLSLDFDPRLTDGEFDPRLNGPEYAPSNAGQRREDRKLAQIGIRVAKGVTMHGFSMNVNPDNTWFDKIVPCGIRDAGVTSLSYELGHDLTVAEVLPVVEHHLRNVLEQAEPKPRDIEAEAAIRAAADAKSAAGVKSEAVAEFTAMAKSDAVAKSDAGADAVGQPARA from the coding sequence GTGAGTGAGCTGCGGTTCGTCCGTCTGGGCTTCGGCGACGACGCCGTCGAGTACCTGGAGGCGTGGGAGAAGCAGCGCGAGGTCCACGCGGCCCGCTACGCGGACGAGATCCCCGACACCTGCCTGCTGCTCGAACATCCGCCCGTCTATACGGCGGGGCGGCGTACTGAGGACAGTGAGCGCCCGCTGGACGGCACTCCCGTCGTGGACGTCGACCGAGGCGGCAAGATCACCTGGCACGGTCCCGGCCAGCTCGTCGGCTATCCGATCCTGAAGCTGCCGCGCCCCGTGGACGTGGTGGCGCACGTGCGCCGTCTCGAAGAGGCGCTGATCCGTACGGCGGCCGACTTCGGCGTGGCGACGACCCGGGTCGAGGGCCGCAGCGGCGTGTGGGTGCTCGGCGATCCGGTGGAGGAGCGCCCGGCCCTGGGCGGTCTGTCGCTGGACTTCGATCCCCGGCTGACGGACGGGGAGTTCGACCCCCGGCTGAACGGGCCGGAGTACGCCCCCTCCAACGCGGGACAGCGCCGCGAGGACCGCAAGCTCGCCCAGATCGGCATCCGTGTCGCGAAGGGCGTCACGATGCACGGCTTCTCGATGAACGTGAACCCGGACAACACCTGGTTCGACAAGATCGTGCCGTGCGGGATCCGGGACGCGGGCGTGACCTCGCTCTCGTACGAACTGGGCCACGACCTCACCGTCGCCGAGGTGCTCCCCGTGGTGGAGCACCATCTGCGGAACGTCCTGGAGCAGGCGGAGCCGAAACCTCGCGACATCGAGGCGGAGGCGGCGATCAGGGCGGCGGCCGATGCGAAGTCCGCGGCCGGGGTCAAGTCCGAGGCCGTAGCCGAGTTCACGGCTATGGCCAAGTCCGATGCCGTGGCCAAGTCCGATGCGGGCGCCGACGCCGTCGGGCAACCGGCGCGCGCCTGA
- a CDS encoding thymidylate synthase, translating to MLTPPVYPDFERAYLDVLGHLVDRFEYRNAPRGNAARERVGLSFQIADPRARHPYLAERKVNPVWHFAEALWYLAGRNDLEMLAYYAPHVRQFSRDGRTMGGSAYGSRMFNPPTDDGTSPFDRVLELLRTEQDSKRGLLPIFTADELAVADNPDMSCVVALHLLVREGRLHMVCYMRANDCDRGLLSDTFSFTMIQEFAAAQLGLELGTYTHHIGSAHVGERDVPRIGRVLAEAELHAPQARFPFPRMPAGTSFSTISDLLVHEERLRNGRGRLQPEKIAALGFDPYWQQVLLLFEVHRQIRRCPADPVEESVLGALDPGLRWLVAHRWPKSMPDMGARS from the coding sequence GTGTTAACTCCACCTGTCTATCCGGACTTTGAGCGCGCGTATCTGGATGTGCTCGGTCATCTGGTGGATCGGTTCGAGTACCGGAACGCACCGCGTGGGAACGCCGCGCGTGAGCGCGTCGGTCTCAGTTTCCAGATCGCCGATCCGCGTGCGCGTCATCCGTATCTGGCCGAGCGGAAGGTCAATCCTGTCTGGCACTTCGCCGAGGCGCTCTGGTACCTCGCCGGTCGCAACGATCTGGAGATGCTCGCGTACTACGCGCCGCATGTGCGGCAGTTCTCGCGTGACGGTCGGACGATGGGCGGCTCCGCGTACGGCTCGCGCATGTTCAACCCGCCCACGGACGACGGCACATCACCGTTCGACCGGGTCCTGGAGCTGCTGCGTACGGAGCAGGACAGCAAGCGGGGCCTGCTGCCGATTTTCACCGCAGACGAGCTGGCCGTGGCCGACAACCCCGACATGTCCTGCGTGGTCGCCCTGCACCTCCTGGTCCGGGAGGGCCGACTCCACATGGTCTGCTACATGCGGGCCAACGACTGCGACCGCGGGCTGCTGTCCGACACGTTCTCCTTCACGATGATCCAGGAGTTCGCCGCCGCACAGCTCGGGCTCGAACTGGGCACCTACACCCATCACATCGGCTCGGCGCACGTCGGCGAGCGTGATGTCCCGCGCATCGGGCGTGTCCTTGCCGAGGCCGAACTCCACGCGCCACAGGCGCGGTTCCCGTTCCCGAGGATGCCTGCCGGCACGTCCTTCTCAACCATCTCCGACCTGCTCGTACACGAGGAGAGACTGCGCAACGGCCGGGGCCGCCTGCAGCCGGAGAAGATCGCGGCGCTCGGCTTCGACCCGTACTGGCAGCAGGTGCTGCTGCTCTTCGAGGTGCACCGGCAGATCCGCCGCTGCCCGGCGGACCCGGTCGAGGAGAGCGTGCTGGGCGCCCTCGATCCGGGACTTCGCTGGCTGGTGGCCCATCGCTGGCCCAAGAGCATGCCCGATATGGGAGCGCGATCGTGA
- a CDS encoding ATP-binding protein, with protein sequence MSFDADPRRVEAARRVTAAVLGRAGVRDREVVGTVQLLVSEIVTNAIVHGQANSVSFHITCDPTGEVLIEADDHSAGAPEVRKADPDDEGGRGMQLVSFFARDWGRKGTCTWCTFTAGSG encoded by the coding sequence ATGTCGTTCGATGCCGATCCGAGGCGAGTGGAGGCTGCGCGTCGGGTGACGGCGGCTGTGCTGGGGAGGGCTGGCGTCAGGGACCGTGAAGTGGTAGGGACGGTGCAGCTGCTGGTCAGCGAGATCGTCACCAACGCAATCGTCCACGGCCAAGCCAACTCGGTCTCTTTCCACATCACTTGTGACCCCACTGGTGAGGTATTGATCGAGGCGGACGACCACTCGGCCGGTGCTCCGGAAGTACGGAAGGCGGATCCGGACGACGAAGGTGGACGCGGCATGCAGCTCGTCTCTTTCTTCGCCCGTGACTGGGGCCGCAAAGGCACATGCACCTGGTGCACGTTCACCGCCGGGAGCGGCTGA
- the glnA gene encoding type I glutamate--ammonia ligase — protein sequence MFQNADDARKFIADEDVKFVDVRFCDLPGVMQHFTIPAKAFDPDDELAFDGSSIRGFQAIHESDMALRADLSTARVDPFRRDKTVNINFFIHDPITGEQYSRDPRNIAKKAETYLASTGIADTAYFGPEAEFYVFDNVRFNTTSNESFYHIDSEAGAWNTGSTEDNRGYKVRYKGGYFPTPPVDHFADLRAEISLELDGVGIDVERQHHEVGTAGQAEINYKFNTLLAAADDLMLFKYIVKNVAWRNNKTATFMPKPIFGDNGSGMHVHQSLWAGGDPLFYDEQGYAGLSDTARYYIGGILRHAPSLLAFTNPTVNSYHRLVPGFEAPVNLVYSQRNRSAAMRIPITGSNPKAKRVEFRAPDPSSNPYLAFSALLLAGLDGIKNKIEPAEPIDKDLYELAPEEHADVAQVPTSLPAVLDALEADNEYLQAGGVFTSDLIETWIDYKRTSEIAPIQLRPHPHEFELYFDI from the coding sequence ATGTTCCAGAACGCCGACGACGCCAGGAAGTTCATCGCTGACGAGGACGTGAAGTTCGTAGACGTCCGGTTCTGCGACCTGCCTGGCGTGATGCAGCACTTCACGATCCCGGCGAAGGCGTTCGACCCGGATGACGAGCTTGCTTTCGACGGTTCGTCGATCCGCGGTTTCCAGGCGATCCACGAGTCGGACATGGCGCTTCGCGCGGACCTGTCGACCGCTCGGGTGGACCCCTTCCGTCGCGACAAGACGGTGAACATCAACTTCTTCATCCACGACCCGATCACGGGTGAGCAGTACAGCCGCGACCCGCGCAACATCGCCAAGAAGGCGGAGACGTACCTCGCCTCCACCGGCATCGCGGACACCGCGTACTTCGGCCCGGAGGCCGAGTTCTACGTCTTCGACAACGTGCGCTTCAACACGACGTCGAACGAGAGCTTTTACCACATCGACTCCGAGGCCGGCGCCTGGAACACCGGCTCGACCGAGGACAACCGCGGCTACAAGGTCCGTTACAAGGGCGGCTACTTCCCGACCCCGCCGGTCGACCACTTCGCCGACCTGCGCGCGGAGATCTCCCTGGAGCTGGACGGCGTCGGCATCGACGTCGAGCGCCAGCACCACGAGGTCGGCACCGCCGGCCAGGCCGAGATCAACTACAAGTTCAACACGCTGCTCGCCGCGGCCGACGACCTGATGCTCTTCAAGTACATCGTGAAGAACGTCGCCTGGCGCAACAACAAGACCGCGACCTTCATGCCCAAGCCGATCTTCGGCGACAACGGCTCCGGCATGCACGTCCACCAGTCCCTGTGGGCCGGCGGCGACCCGCTGTTCTACGACGAGCAGGGCTACGCGGGCCTGTCGGACACCGCCCGCTACTACATCGGCGGCATCCTCAGGCACGCGCCGTCGCTGCTGGCGTTCACGAACCCGACGGTGAACTCGTACCACCGCCTGGTCCCCGGCTTCGAGGCCCCGGTCAACCTGGTCTACTCGCAGCGCAACCGCTCGGCGGCGATGCGTATCCCGATCACGGGCTCCAACCCGAAGGCCAAGCGCGTCGAATTCCGCGCCCCGGACCCGTCGTCCAACCCGTACCTGGCCTTCTCGGCCCTGCTCCTCGCGGGCCTGGACGGCATCAAGAACAAGATCGAGCCGGCGGAGCCGATCGACAAGGACCTCTACGAACTGGCCCCGGAAGAACACGCGGACGTGGCCCAGGTCCCCACCTCCCTCCCGGCGGTCCTCGACGCCCTGGAGGCGGACAACGAGTACCTCCAGGCGGGCGGCGTGTTCACGTCGGACCTGATCGAGACGTGGATCGACTACAAGCGCACCAGCGAAATCGCCCCGATCCAACTCCGCCCGCACCCGCACGAGTTCGAGCTGTACTTCGACATCTAG
- a CDS encoding radical SAM protein has product MNTPVAPLRRALPILFSDQIGGLKPELADVIEYRKSGLSLNWIVGCSLECGYCVRHLFDNFEMKAPRRLMSDEEAVTRLVGHPYFRAHKTPVQLLNRATDPMLPIVKPHVFNVLRALDERGLTNHVLIITRWRVTPEDCAVLNSFTHPRLTVLVTHSNIADPAIEPVDSTIAARSLRTLYEHAERYRTVLYWRPIVPGLNNSAADIERARELSRHAHATVFTGLFFRDQIASYYQAHGLPIPYDETARRKIMPEVSEQRILDAFQQDGTWGALFRKTSCGVAYVHGEADYNGHFGIRELCDICPETQIARCQAAWVKPDPATVTAEAQALGATGAVEVNDRAIVVEGLDEPPRYYLQHGFGYQCHDRTKPHHHRRHGRAPIGWTAENGPTPA; this is encoded by the coding sequence ATGAACACACCCGTCGCCCCGTTACGCCGTGCCCTGCCCATCCTGTTCTCGGACCAGATCGGCGGGCTCAAGCCGGAACTCGCCGACGTGATCGAGTACCGCAAGTCGGGGCTGTCGCTGAACTGGATCGTCGGCTGCTCGCTGGAGTGCGGATACTGCGTCCGGCATCTTTTCGACAACTTCGAGATGAAGGCCCCCCGCCGCCTCATGAGCGACGAGGAGGCCGTCACCCGCCTCGTCGGGCACCCGTACTTCCGGGCGCACAAGACGCCCGTCCAGCTCCTGAACCGGGCTACGGACCCCATGCTCCCCATCGTCAAACCGCACGTGTTCAACGTGCTGCGGGCCCTGGATGAGCGGGGCCTGACCAACCACGTACTGATCATCACGCGATGGCGGGTGACGCCCGAGGACTGCGCCGTCCTCAACAGCTTCACCCACCCGCGCCTGACCGTGCTCGTCACGCACTCCAACATCGCCGACCCGGCGATCGAGCCCGTTGACTCGACCATCGCCGCACGCAGCCTGCGCACCTTGTACGAGCACGCCGAGCGCTACCGCACCGTCCTGTACTGGCGTCCGATCGTGCCCGGCCTCAACAATTCCGCCGCCGACATCGAACGGGCACGGGAACTGTCCCGGCACGCGCACGCGACCGTCTTCACCGGCCTGTTCTTCCGCGATCAGATCGCCTCCTACTACCAGGCACACGGCCTGCCGATCCCCTACGACGAGACAGCCCGGCGGAAGATCATGCCCGAAGTCTCCGAGCAGCGGATCCTCGACGCCTTCCAACAGGACGGCACGTGGGGGGCGTTGTTCCGCAAGACGAGCTGCGGGGTGGCGTACGTCCACGGAGAGGCCGACTACAACGGCCACTTCGGCATCCGGGAACTGTGCGACATCTGCCCCGAGACCCAGATCGCGCGGTGCCAGGCGGCCTGGGTCAAGCCGGATCCGGCCACCGTCACGGCCGAAGCCCAAGCACTAGGCGCGACGGGCGCGGTGGAGGTCAACGACCGTGCCATCGTCGTGGAGGGACTGGACGAGCCGCCGCGCTACTACCTCCAGCACGGCTTCGGCTACCAGTGCCACGACCGCACCAAACCCCATCACCACCGCCGGCACGGCCGGGCCCCCATCGGCTGGACGGCGGAGAACGGACCCACCCCCGCATGA
- the lipA gene encoding lipoyl synthase, translating into MSAVAPDGRKMLRLEVRNSQTPIERKPEWIKTRAKMGPEYTKMQQLVKGEGLHTVCQEAGCPNIYECWEDREATFLIGGDQCTRRCDFCQIDTGKPQALDRDEPRRVGESVVTMDLNYATITGVARDDLADGGAWLYAETVRQIHAQTADRPAGRTKVELLIPDFNAEPEQLAEVFSSRPEVLAHNVETVPRIFKRIRPGFRYERSLDVITRAREAGLITKSNLILGMGETREEVSEALRDLHDAGCELITITQYLRPSPRHHPVERWVKPHEFVELKDEADAIGYSGVMSGPLVRSSYRAGRLFQQATERRGADTVRQAV; encoded by the coding sequence GTGTCCGCTGTCGCACCCGACGGACGCAAGATGCTGCGCCTGGAGGTCCGGAACAGCCAGACCCCCATCGAGCGCAAGCCCGAGTGGATCAAGACCCGGGCGAAGATGGGGCCCGAGTACACCAAGATGCAGCAACTCGTGAAGGGCGAGGGCCTGCACACCGTGTGCCAGGAGGCCGGTTGTCCCAACATCTACGAGTGCTGGGAGGACCGCGAGGCGACCTTCCTCATCGGCGGCGACCAGTGCACACGGCGCTGTGACTTCTGCCAGATCGACACCGGCAAGCCCCAGGCGCTGGACCGCGACGAGCCGCGCCGGGTCGGCGAGTCCGTCGTCACGATGGACCTGAACTACGCCACGATCACCGGCGTCGCACGCGACGACCTGGCGGACGGCGGCGCGTGGCTGTACGCGGAGACCGTCCGCCAGATCCACGCGCAGACCGCCGATCGCCCGGCCGGCCGTACGAAGGTCGAACTCCTCATCCCCGACTTCAATGCCGAGCCCGAGCAGCTGGCCGAGGTCTTCTCCTCGCGCCCCGAGGTGCTCGCGCACAACGTCGAGACGGTGCCGCGGATCTTCAAGCGGATCCGCCCCGGCTTCCGCTACGAGCGCTCCCTCGATGTCATCACGCGGGCCCGTGAGGCCGGCCTGATCACGAAGTCCAATCTGATCCTCGGTATGGGCGAGACCCGTGAAGAGGTCAGCGAGGCGCTGCGCGACCTGCACGACGCGGGCTGTGAGCTGATCACGATCACGCAGTATCTGCGGCCCTCCCCGCGCCACCACCCCGTCGAACGCTGGGTGAAGCCGCACGAGTTCGTGGAGCTGAAGGACGAGGCCGACGCGATCGGCTACTCCGGTGTGATGTCGGGGCCGCTGGTCCGGTCCTCGTACCGCGCGGGGCGCCTGTTCCAGCAGGCGACGGAGCGCCGGGGCGCGGACACCGTCCGCCAGGCGGTGTGA
- a CDS encoding 3'-5' exonuclease: MNFSSWPPLLVVDVEGNGANLPDLVEVAALPVRQGSPDTSTAGAWLTKPRHPVTPFATRVHGLSNERLDTEPVWEEIADQVGTLLGTSWICAHNAHVDHRVLSAHLPAWRPAGVLDTLRLAKATYPGLPKYSLDALIEDLRPDLTAAPAHRHRATYDAYATAQLLILMADRYDTWDQLVAAAVPPGLPGAPEPDKDPTLW, encoded by the coding sequence ATGAACTTCTCCTCCTGGCCCCCGCTCCTCGTGGTCGACGTCGAAGGCAACGGCGCCAACCTGCCCGACCTCGTCGAAGTCGCCGCACTCCCCGTACGCCAAGGCAGCCCGGACACCAGCACGGCCGGGGCGTGGCTGACCAAACCCCGGCACCCCGTGACCCCGTTCGCCACACGCGTCCACGGCCTGAGCAACGAGCGCCTGGATACCGAGCCGGTCTGGGAGGAGATCGCCGACCAGGTCGGCACGCTGCTGGGCACCTCGTGGATCTGCGCCCACAACGCGCACGTCGACCACCGGGTGCTCTCCGCACACCTCCCGGCATGGCGGCCGGCCGGAGTCCTCGACACCCTCCGCCTGGCCAAGGCCACCTACCCCGGCCTGCCCAAGTACTCGCTCGATGCCCTGATCGAAGACCTCCGGCCGGACCTGACCGCAGCCCCCGCACATCGCCACCGCGCCACCTACGACGCCTACGCCACCGCCCAGCTCCTGATCCTCATGGCCGACCGGTACGACACCTGGGACCAGCTCGTCGCCGCGGCCGTGCCGCCCGGCCTGCCCGGAGCCCCCGAACCAGACAAGGACCCCACCCTGTGGTGA
- a CDS encoding SCO2195 family GlnR-regulated protein has protein sequence MQAAPVRPVTEVMAAASRPNALPSVATALRAMESLLMSGGQRTARRNAWTAVLEDRRRAKDRDETQHVLEAVSGRPS, from the coding sequence ATGCAGGCCGCGCCGGTACGACCCGTCACCGAGGTGATGGCGGCAGCCAGCCGCCCCAACGCCCTGCCCTCCGTCGCCACCGCCCTGCGCGCCATGGAGTCGCTTCTCATGAGCGGCGGCCAGCGCACAGCCCGCAGGAACGCCTGGACCGCCGTCCTTGAGGACCGCCGCAGGGCCAAGGACCGGGACGAGACGCAGCACGTACTGGAGGCCGTGTCGGGCCGTCCTTCCTGA